Genomic DNA from Halobaculum sp. MBLA0147:
CAACCCAGTCTGTCTCGCACTGTACGGACATCCGAACGTCTTCGTCTCGCCGACCGAGTGGATCGCCGATGAGGCCGAGGAAAGAAACATGAACGTCGACATCCGTCCCGGCGTCTCGTCGATGGATGCGTTGTACAGTGATCTGATGTTGGACCCGTCACGGAACGGGATTCAGATGTTCGAGGCGACGGACCTCCTGATCCGCGAGTTCGATCTCAACCCGCACGTACCGGCGTTCATCTGGCAGATCGGCACTCTTGAGACGGTGCTGTACACGACCGCGGACAGTAGTCCGGAACGGTTCGAGCGGTTCAGAGAGTACCTCGAACGCTTCTACCCGTCCGACCACACCGTGTACATCTGTCAGACAGCAGTGTACCCGACGACACAGTCGAAACAGATCCCCGTCGAGATCGGTGACTTCGAGGAGAAACACGACGAGATCAACGGGGTGCAGACGCTGTACGTCCCCCCGGTAGAGCGGAAGGAGGTCGTGAACGAGGAGTTGGAAGAACAAGTCGTCTCCTCGGACCACTTGGAGACGATCACCGAGAACTGAACGACTGGACGGTCACTCGATCAGGTTCCTCGTTCCGCCATCATGTCGGCTGCGCGATCGGCCCAGCCGGTGTACCGGAAGCCGGCGACGACGACGAGCGTCATCCAGACGTAGTGGAGCCCGACGGCGAGGTACGCCCCCGTCGGGCCGAGTCCGGCGACGACACCGAGCAGGTAGGTGCCGCCGAGTAGGACTCCGAACACGCCCGAGAGCCGCGCGACCAGCGGGACGCGCGTCTCGCTGGCGCCCTGGAGCGCCCCCGACAGGACGACGTAGGCGACGAGGAACACCCCGGTAGCGCCGTACACCCGGGCGAACGCGACGGCGTACGGGACCGTCGACGGGTCGTCGGTGAACACGCGGACGAACGCCGGGGCGAGCCCGACGAGCGCGAAGCCGACGACGCCGACGGTCGCCAGCCCGAGCCCGGTGGTGGCGTACCCCTCGTACAGCGCGCGGTCCGGGTCGCCGTCACCCAGCGCCTGGCCGACGACGACGGAGCTGGCGACGTTGTAGCCGCGCGAGAGCGGACTCGTCACCTGTTGGTACATCCGTCGCCCGATCTGGAACCCGGCGTTGACCGGCGTCCCGAAGCCGAGCAGCAGCGAGTTGAACGGGAACTCGGCCAGCGTGGCGGCGAACCCCTCGACGACGCGCGGGGCGGAGACGCGGACGAGTTGCCGAGCGATCACCGGGTCGCGTGGCCGGACGAGGGAGGCGTCCGACCAGTCCGTCCACATCGCGGCGAGCAACAGCGTCGCCGTCAACCCGTTACCCACCGCCGTCGCCAGCCCGACGCCGAGGACGCCGAGTCGGGGGGCGCCGAACAGTCCTAGCCCGAACACGACGGAGCCGGCGATGTTGAGCGCGTTCGAGAGCACGTTGACGTACATCGGGGTGCGTGTGTCGCCGGTCCCCTGGAGCGAGCGCGCGCCGATCAGGGCGACGTGACGGGCCGGTGCGGTGGCGAAGACGATCGCGAGGTACGTCCCGCCGAGCGCGGCGGTCGCCGGCGACGCGCCGAGCACCGCCAGCAGTCGGTCCCCGAACAGCCAGCCGATCGCGACGAAGGGGAGTCCGGCGAGGATTCCCGTCAGGATCGCCTGTGTGACCGCCTCGTCGCGGTTGGCGACGGCGTCGGCGCCGGTGTCCTGACTCGACAGGGCGATGGCGCCGCCGCCGAGCCCGAGTCCGATCCGTAGCGGGAACCGGGCGTACAGGTCCGCCAGCCCGATGGCGACGACAGCCGCGGGGGAGAACTGCGCCGTGACGATCACGTCCGTCGTCCGCATCCCGGTCCGGAACACCTGCTCGGTCGAGACCGGCCACGACAGCGAGAGGACGCGCCGCCACACCCCGAACAGCCGACGCCAGTCCATACCCACGGCTGGGTGGGGTGACGGTTCTAGGTGACGGAATCGGAACCTCGTCGACGCACCGACGACCTCGGCGAGTGATTCCGAACGACCTTTGAGCGGCCTCTCCGTGACGCGACACGTCACATGGACAGACGCACGTTCCTGCGGCGCACCGGCGCGGCCGGTGTCGTCGGATCGGGACTCGCGGGGGGCGCGGCGGCGGAGTCGACACGGACGACAGAGGGACAGGCGGCGACACGGACGACGACGGCGGGGAGCCGGGGGACTGCGACCGACACCCTCGGGCCGCTGTTGTTCGACTCGACGTGTAGCCTGTTGAACGCCGACGGGGAGCCGTTGACGAACGACGAGTACGTCCCGGTGCGGGCCGCGGAGACCGCCCGGGTGACCGACGAGGACGGCGACGGCGACGCCACCAGCTACGAGGACAGCGGCGTCGCCCCGGCGCTGGCGGCCGTCGACGGCGGCGTGTTCGGCATCGGCGCCCCGTTCGTCGCCGACGCGGACGCGGAGTGGGGCAACGAGGAGTTCCTGCGGAACGTCTGGGACGAGCTCGCGGGCGAGGGGACGATCCTCTGGGACGAGGGCCACGAGCAGTTCTACACCCTCGACGAGTTCGCCGCGTTCCGCGGCTACGTCGAGTCCGGCCCGTACACGGTCACACCGACGACCGACCTGCAGGCGAACCTCGACGGCGCCGCCGGGATCGTGATCACCTCGCCGTCGGCCGCGTTCACCGACGCGGAACTCGACGCGCTGGCGTCGTTCGTCGCCGACGGCGGGGCGGTGTTCCTCCACAGCCAGTCGGACTACAACGACTTCGACGAGACGGACAACGTCAACGAGATCGCGGCGGCACTCGACGCCCCGTTCCGGTTCGACGACTGTCAGGTCGCCGACGACGAGTCGAACGGTGGGTCCTTCTTCCAACCGACGACGACGAACGTCGACACGAGCTTCCCGTTCTTCGAGCCGCGCGAGGGGCGCGCGACGGGACCGGAGTTCTCCTTCGACGAGGAGTACACGGCGACGATCACGGACGTTGCCGACGGGGACACCTTCACCGTCCAGTTCGAGAGTGGGGCCACCGAGGACGTCCGCGTGCTCGGCGTGGACACGCCGGAGACGCCCGCGAACGCCGACGCCGAGAACCCCCACGAGTGGGAGGGCCTGGGCGATCAGGCGTCGAGTCCAGAACAGGACGGCGACTACCCGTACCTCTCGGCGGAGGGGGCCGAGGCTTCCGAGTTCGCGATCGGGGAGTTGGCCGACGCGACGGTGACGCTCACCTTCGACGAGAACGAGGGGATCGAAGACCCGTTCGGGCGTATCCTCGCGTACGCCCACTACGACGCCGACGGCTCCGGGTCGCGCGACACGCTGTGGGCTCGTCGGCTGCTGGAGGAGGGGTACGCCCGCGTGTACGACTCCGGGCTGGCGCGCCACGACGAGTTGCTCCAGACGGAGTTGACCGCCCGGGCGGAGGGACGCGGCCTGTGGGCCGAGAGCGACCCGGACGCCTCGCGGACGGTACGTGACGGGGCCGTCGAGAGTCTGTACCTCCCGAACGCGGTGCCGGTGGAGTCGTTCGGCGGCGAGTTACCCGACGAGCGCGTGGCGGTCCGCGCCGGCGAGAGCGCCTCGGAGCCGGGGGCACCGTTGGTCGCCGTCGACCCGGACAACCGGCTGGCGCTCGTCGGCGCGCCGCCGGTCGAGGACGACCACGTCGACGAGGTGTTCGACGGGGAGCGGGACGCCTACGACAACGAGACGTTCCTCACGAACCTGGCGACGGCGCTGGCGGACCGCGACGGCGACGTGTTGTGGGACGGGGGCCACGGCCAGTTCGGCAACGACCCCGGCGAGTCCGTCGAGGGTGTCGCCCACTACCAGCGGTTCCTCGAGGGCGTCGACGTGGGGCTCGAACAGGTCAACGACTACGAGCTGGACGGCGGGCTGGATGGCTCGCTGCTCGCTCGTGGCCGCGCGTTGGTCGTCACGCCGCCCTCGCGGGCGTTCACCCCGGCAGAACGCGAGGCGGTGACGGCGTTCCGCGACGCGGGCGGCGCGGTGATCCTCGTCGGCACCGCCGAGCACACGGAGGCGACGAGCACCGTCAACGGGTTGGCGGCGGCGCTCGGCTCGGACCTCTCGTTCGGCCGGACGGGCGTGACGGACCCAGACGCGAACCGCGGGGAGCCGTCCCAGCTCGTCACCGACGCCTTCGGCGAGTCGTTCGGGCTGTTCGCGTCCGTCGCGGACGGTGACCCGACGCTCCAGGCGGAGACGCCGACGCCGACCGCCACCGAGGCGTCGGCTACCGAGACGGAGACGAGTGCGGGCGGTGAGGACGCAGGCGAGGCGACCGCGACGAGCACGTCCGCGCCCGGGCTGGGGACACTCTCCGGTGTGGCCGGGCTCCTCGGCGGCGGGCTGTACGCGCTCCGCAGTGCCGTCGGCGAGGACGGCGACGACTCGGAGAGCGAGTGACCGCGGAGCTCGTCACTCTCCGTCGTCGCCGCGCTTGTCGATCTCGCCGCGGAGAGCGGTGGCGTCGAAGGTGTGGTCCGGGCGCACGTCGACGAACCCGAGGTACTCGCGGGCACCCAGCAGGTCCGCGGCCGGGTACGCGGTCGCGGCGGCCGCGACGGCCTCGCGAGCCCCGACCAGCGGCTCCAGCGCGGCGAGGGCACACGCCAGGTCGTACTGGCGGCTGGAATCGCGGGCGTCGGCGTAACTCGCCGCCTGCTCCTCGCGGACGCTCGTCGCGTCGATGAAGTAGAGGTCGTCGTCGACCACCAACACGTTCTCGGCTCGGAGGTCGCCGTGTGCGAGGCCGTCCTCGTGTAACAGCGCCAACTCCTCGAACAGTCGTGGTGCCAGCGCCGTCGTACGCTCGGCGGGCACCTCGTCCAGCGGCGCGAACCCCTCCAGGTAGTCGAGCACCAGGACCCCGAGGCCGTCGATCTCCAACGCCTCCACGGGTTCGGGTGCGTTCACACCCACCTCGCGCATCCGTTCGGTCGCCGCCAGTTCGTGTTCGGCCATCTCGTAGGGTGTGTCGAAGTGGTCGAAGAACCCCTCCGTGCCGGCGGTGACGGCCCCGAGGTTCCGGCCGGTCGTGAAGACGGCGTGGACCAGCGAGTTCTGGCGCGTGATCACCTTCACGAAGTAGCGGTCGTCGAGGACGAACGGCGTCGACAACCAGTTGTCCGCCTCGAGAAAGCGGACGTGTGCCGTCTCGCGTCCGTAGCGGGCGGCCAACTCCCGGACCACCGTCTCCAGACGGTCCCACGAGACGTTCCCACGCACGAGGCGTCTGACGACCATCTCGTCGGACAGTGGGTCGGCGACAGTCATAAAGGGTCGCTCGGCGACGGGCGCTGCGCGAGTGGGCCGCTCGGCGACGGGCACTGCGCGAGTGGGTCGCTCGGCGACGGGCGCTCCGGGAGCACCCGCTTTCCGGGAGTACAAGTCACTCGGCCCACTCGTCGGTACCGATGGGAACGGCCGAAGACGAGACGAGCGTGTTCGAGGAGTACCGCGACCGCGTGGACCGCCCACTCGCGCGACTGTTCCGCGAGTACGGGTCGCCGGAGATCCACTGGCTGATCGTCGGGATGGTCGCGAACGTGTTGGCACGGGCCTCGAGCCTGCTCCCGCCGGTCGTGCTCGGGGTCGCGATCGACGCGGTGTTCCTCGACCGGACGGGGTACTCGCTGTTGTTCCTCCCCGACCGGTTCGTCCCGGCCGGTGAGACCGCGCAGTTCTGGTTCTCCGTCCAGTTGATCGTCGCCGCCTTCGTCGCGACGGCCGTGTTGACGTGGGTGTACGGCGTCGCCGCCAACAACTTCGCCCACGGCGTGATGCACGCGGTTCGGGTGGACTCCTTCGAGAAGATGCAGTCGCTCGACATGTGGTTCTTCGACGGGAAACAGACCGGCGAGGTGATGTCCGTCCTCAACAACGACACCACCAACCTGGAGCGGTTCCTCGACAACGCACTCCAGAACTCCGTCCGGCTGGGCGTGATGGTGATCGGGATCGCGGTCGTGCTCTTCTCGGAGAACGCCCAACTCGCCGCGTTGACGCTCGTCGCGGTCCCGCTGATGGTCGGGTTCACGTGGTGGTTCATGCGGGCCGTCGAGCCGCGGTACACCTCCCAGCGCGAGTCCGTCGGGGACCTCAACACCCGCTTGGAGAACGCGCTCGGCGGGATGCAGTTGATCAAGACCAGCGGGACGGAGTCGTACGAGTCCGACCGCGTCCGAGACGCCTCCTACTCGTACTTCCAGGACACGATGGCGGTGTTGAAGCTCAACTACCTCTACCGGCCCGGGATGGAGTTGTTCGCGGGGCTCGCGTTCGCCACGACGTTCGTCGTCGGCGGGCTGTGGCTGACGACCGGCACCGCGCCGGGGCCGCTGACGGGGACACTCTCGGAGGGGCAGTTCGTGACGTTCCTCTTTCTCACCCAGCGGTTCACCGCCCCGCTGGCGGAGGTGTCGAACATCGTCGACTCCTACGAGAACGCCAAGGCCTCCAGCGAGCGCGTGTTCGGCCTCCAGGACGTCCCGCGTCGGATCACGGACCGCGAAGACGCCGTGGCGCTCGACGACCCGGACGGCCGCGTGGTCTACGACGACGTGTCGTTCGGCTACGAGGACGGCGACCCCGGCGCGCCGGACACGGGCGAGGCGTCGAGCGATGGCGCGTGGGCGGACGGCGGCAGTCCGGGGACCGTGGACGCGGACGGCACGGGAGGCGTGGACGAGACGAGCGGCACAACGGAGACGGACGAGCCCGAGGAGTGGGTGTTGGAGAGCGTGGACTTCACCGCGGAGCCGGGAGACACGGTCGCGTTCGTCGGGCCGACGGGCGCGGGGAAGTCGACGCTGGTGAAGCTGCTGCTCCGGCTGTACGACACGGACACGGGTGCGATCCGGATCGACGGCCACGACGTTCGCGACGTCGAGACGGCGTCGCTCCGGTCGAGTATCGGCTACGTGAGTCAGGACACGTTCCTCTTCGACGGGAGCGTCGCGGACAACGTCCGCTACGGGGAGTTCGACGCCGACCGAGAGGCGGTGGTGGCGGCGTGTGAGGCCGCCGAGGCCGACGAGTTCGTCCGGAACCTCCCCGACGGCTACGACACCCGCATCGGCGAGCGCGGGGTGAAGCTGTCGGGCGGGCAACGCCAGCGGCTCTCCATCGCCCGCACGGTGTTACAGGACCCGGAGATCCTCGTGTTGGACGAGGCGACCTCGGCGGTGGACACGGAGACGGAGCTGTTGATCCAGCGTTCACTGGACCGGCTCGCCGCGGACCGCACCACCTTCGTCATCGCCCACCGCCTGTCGACGATCCGCGACGCCGACACCGTGCTCGTGTTGGAGGACGGGCAGATCGTCGAACGCGGGACGCACGACGACCTGCTGGCCGAGGACGGGCTGTACGCGAAGTTGTGGGGTGTCCAGGCCGGCGAGATCGAGTCGTTGCCGTCGGAGTTCCTGGATCGCGCACGGGAGCGGCGGGCGGAGACGCTGTCCGACGACGACTGACACCGCACGGGCCGGCGTCTCGGCGTCACACGAACCGACGAGGGTCGAAGTAGTGGAGTCGTCGCTCGCAGGTCGTGTCACGTCGAGTCGAGAGTCGCGCGGTGGTCGTCTACGCGGCGCTCTCGCCGTACGTCTCCTCGAGGTACGCCACGATGTCGTCGGACTCGGGCATCCCCTCGACGTCGTGGGCCTCGTCGACGAGTACCGGCACACCGGTCTGGCCGCTGATCTCCTCGACTTCGGTGCGCTCGCCGTGCGAGCGCGGGACCATCACCGACTCGTACTCCAACCCGAGGTCGGCGAGCTTGTTCTTGACCTTCGCACAGTACGGACAGCCTTCCAGTTCGTAGAGGACGAGTTCCGACATCGAACTCACCTACGTGACCGAGCCTATAAAGGCGAACGGGGCTGTGCGGCGGGTGCGGGGTCGCGGTCTCGACGGGGAGCCGCCTCTCCGACTGCAGTGTGCGACCCGTGTGACACCACCACACGCGACCGGTGGGTTCACGTGGTGCGCCGGTCACGGAGAGACAACTGCAGGCGACCGATGACCCGCTCTCTCTCCTGAACGGTCCGCCGTTCACGGCACTCGCACCGCCCACGACCGACTGGACCGGGCGGTGGCGAGAGCGGTCGCCGCCGACGCGTCTCCGGGTTCCCCCCGACGGACCCGACGGCGTCACGAGAGTCGCTCTCACCGCCGCCCCCGCACCACCACAGCCACACGTGAGTCTCCCACCACGAGCCGAGATCGACCCCGAGTACCGCTTCGACCTGACGCGCATCTACGACGACCCCGCGGCGTGGCACCGCGCCGCCGACGCGTTCCGCGAGCGGGTCGCCGACCTCGAGACGACCGCACGCCGAGACTTCGACACACCGGCCGCACTCGGGAGCCTGCTCGACGCGACCGCCGCGTGCTACCGGACGCGCGACAGTCTCCGGTTGTACGCTGCCCTGTACGGCTACGTCCACACGGGCGACGACGCGGCCGCCGACCTCCGGCGCGCGAACCGCGACCTCGACACCGTGTTCGACCCGGCCGTCGCCACGGTCTGTCGCCGCCTCGCCGCCCTCAACGACGAGCGGTTCGAGGCACTCGTCGACGCACTCGACGAGGGCCGCGACGACACCACCGTCGTCCCCACCGACTACCGACCGTACGCCGAGAGTCTCCGGCGTCGAGGCCGTCACACCCGCGAGCCGGCCGTCGAGGAGACGGTGGCGACCGTCGAGGAACCGCTCGGTGCCGCGGAACGGACGATCCGTGCGGTGACGACGGAGGACCTCGATCCCGGCACCGTCGACCGACCGGACGGCACCGAGGCGGAACTCCGGATCGGGAACGTCCAAGACGAACTCCGCGAGCCCGACCGCGACTACCGACGACGAGTGTACGAGACGATCCGGTCCGAACTCGACCGCTTCGAGCACACGCTCACCCGTGCCGTCGGCGAGAAACTGAAGGCTGCCCGGGCGACCGCGACCGTCCGCGGGTACGACTCCCACCGCGCCGCCTCGCTGGCCGCCGACTCGTACCCGCCGACCGGCGTCCAGAGTGCACTCCCGGAGTCGGTCCACGACACGCTCGTCGAGGCGGTCGTCGCCGAACGCGACCCGTACGACCGCGCCCGACGGCTGCGACGGGACCGCCTGGGCGTCGACACGCTCCGTCCGTGGGACACGCGGGTCCCGTTGGTCGACGCAGACCCGACCCCGTCGTACGAGACGGCGACGGATCACGTCCTGACCGCGTTGGAGCCACTCGGCGACGACTACGTCGCCCGCGTTCACGAGATGTTGGACGAGCGGCGCGTCGACGTGTTCCCGACGGCGAACAAGCGGACCGACATCCCGGCGGCGTGCCCCGCCTCGCCGGCCGACGGACCGTACGTGTTGGCCAACTTCCGCGAGGATGTCCGGACGACGTTCTTCCTCGCACACGAACTCGGCCACGCCGCCAACGTCTCCTACCACACCGACGGGCCAACGCGGTACGCGTGCAATCGCGTCCCCGTCTCGGAGGTCCCCTCACTCGTCCACGAACTCCTGCTGGCGGACCACCTGACGACACTCGGCGGCCCGCTGGCCGACGCCGCCCGCGAGCGGCGCGTGGAACTGCTCGGCGGGAACCTCTACCGGAACGCCCGCAGCACCGCCTTCGGCCACCGGCTCGCGGAGATCGTCGCCGACGGAGAGGAACTCACCTCGGACCGCGCCCGCACGGCGAACCGACAGGTGGCCGAGCGCTTCGACCCGGTCGTGGAGCCGCCCGCGGACCGCGACGGCCGCGACTGGTTGGGCGGTGGCCTCCGCGACGCCTACACCGGTCACCAGTACGTGCTCGGTGTTCTCGGTGCGGTGGCGGCCGTCGAGGGACTCGCCGACGGGTCGCTCGCGCCAGCCGACTACCGGACGTTTCTCCGTCACACCGGCCACGACGACGCACTCGCCGCCTTCGAGCGACTCGGAGTCGACCCGACCGAGCGGTCGGCGTACCGCCGTGCCGCCGCGGCGTTCGACGGCGCCGTCGACGAGTTGGCGCGCGTGACCGCCGAGTGAGCGGTCGTCACTCCGCCGGGAGTCGACTCGCCGGCCCCTCGTGGACCACGAACTCCAGCGCGTTCACGAGGTAGTGGGCGACGACGACGGCGAGGAAGCTCCCCGTGAGGACGAACACGCCCGCCAGCACCGCGCCGAGGAGTCCGGTGACGACCATCCCGGCGGTTCCCTGTGCGCTGTGTGCGAGGCCGAACGCGACCGAGGAGGCGACGACGAGCAGCCAGACGGGGACCGCGAACCCCGCCGCGAAGGCCCCCACCAACACCGCGCGGAACAACAACTCCTCGAACAGCGCGATCACCGGCAACACCCCGGCCAACAACAGCCACCACTCGCCACGTGTCGTCGGTGCCAGTGCACCACGGAGCGCCTCCGCCGGATCGATCCCGAACCGCTGGCCCAGTCGTCCGCCGGACTCGCTGGCGACCCACAGGCCGATCCCGGCGACGACGCCGATCGCGAGGTCGAGTCCCGTCGCCACCGGCACCAGTCCCAGCGTCGCCGCCGGCACCCCCGCGAAGACGATGGCCGAGACGAGCAGTCCGGCGAACAACAACTGCGAGCCGGCGACGTTCAACAGGAGGACTCGCGTCGAGAGCTGTCGGCTCCCGACGGTGACGCCGTCCCGCTCCGCCGGGATCGGTGGGTCGAACGCGTCCGTCTCGCCGTCGACCACGGGCCCAGCACCGCCGAACGGAGTGTCGCTCGGCAGCCCGTCACCCACCGGTGTGTCACTCACCGGGGCGTCGCTCACCGGCGTACTGCCGACCGGCCCGTCGCTCACGTCGACACCGGAACGCGACTCGTTCGACGGGACTCGCGTGGAGGTCTCCGGCCGCCGCTCGTCGCTCCCCGTCCGCGGCCGCCTCGTCGACTCGCTCGCCGTCGCGTCCTCCTCGCGGTCCCCCGTCGACTCGCTCGCCGTCGCGTCCTCCTCGCGGTCCCCCGTCGACTCGCCGGTCGAGTTGGGTGGGAACTCCGGATCCCGGTCGTCGTCACCCCACCGGTCGACCGGCGTCCCGCCGTCGTCCGTCCAGCGGTCACGGCTGTCCTCGGGGTCGCGCCAGCGGTCGGCCGGACCAGTCCGGTCGGTCGGTGTCGACCGCGTCGGATCACTGTCGAGTGACGCCCGAGTCGGGTCGTCGTCGAGTGACGCCCGAGTCGGGTCGTCGGCCGCCGGCGCTCGCCGGTCCGCGTCGTCGGACTGCGACGCGTCGGTCGACGCGCCACCGCGTCCGTCTCCACCCGTCGTGTCGACCGGGTCGCGCGTGTCCCCCGTCCGGTCGACTGCAGGGCTCTCTCCCGTGTCGCGCTCGTCGTAGCCGGCCCTCTCGGTCGGCGGACCGGCCGCGTAGTCCTGCGGGTCGGGGTAGTCGGACTCCGAGAGTGTCGTCCGCTCGGTCCCGCCGGGGCCGGACAACGGGTCCGTCGGCTCGTCGCCGGCGAGTCGGTCCCGCAGCACCGCCACGCGACCGCCGGAGTCGTCGTCCATCCGTGGACTGCCGTCGACCTCGGCGGCTGCCGACACGTTCGACCCACCGTCGACCGGTCTCTCCGACGGGTCGTCCAACCGCCCGCTCGGTCCGTCGCCGACCAAGGCGGCAGAGCTCCTGGTGAGTGCGAGTAACAGCCCGAGCAACACGACGACGATCCCGGAGAAAGCGGTCCAACGCGTCACACGACACCTCGCTCGGGAACGGGGAGCGGGGTTACTGCGGGCTCGGACTGGAGGGTCCGGACACGTCGCCCGTGTCTGCGGCCTCCAGCGCGGAGCCGGTGATGTTCTTGAGGCGGTCGACCAGCGAGTCCTTCTCCGCCTCCCCCTCCAGTGCCACGTCGAGCACCTCGGAGATGTGCGAGACGGGGACGATGTCGACCATCTCCTCGTACTCCTCCTCGATCATCACGTCCTGCTCGTTCGCCTGCGGGATGATGACCGTGTCACAGCCGGACTTGGCGGCGGCCTCGATCTTGTGGGTCACCCCACCGACCGGGAGCACGTCGCCGCGCAC
This window encodes:
- a CDS encoding SAM-dependent methyltransferase — encoded protein: MDGFDNPVDIYIVGTGMVGYRQMTEEAEAALRNSETAYLIHYQKVVADYVEDTVASELGDVSGELIQLTDEYQEDEDRANTYERMAARVMDGAEAADNPVCLALYGHPNVFVSPTEWIADEAEERNMNVDIRPGVSSMDALYSDLMLDPSRNGIQMFEATDLLIREFDLNPHVPAFIWQIGTLETVLYTTADSSPERFERFREYLERFYPSDHTVYICQTAVYPTTQSKQIPVEIGDFEEKHDEINGVQTLYVPPVERKEVVNEELEEQVVSSDHLETITEN
- a CDS encoding M3 family oligoendopeptidase, with translation MSLPPRAEIDPEYRFDLTRIYDDPAAWHRAADAFRERVADLETTARRDFDTPAALGSLLDATAACYRTRDSLRLYAALYGYVHTGDDAAADLRRANRDLDTVFDPAVATVCRRLAALNDERFEALVDALDEGRDDTTVVPTDYRPYAESLRRRGRHTREPAVEETVATVEEPLGAAERTIRAVTTEDLDPGTVDRPDGTEAELRIGNVQDELREPDRDYRRRVYETIRSELDRFEHTLTRAVGEKLKAARATATVRGYDSHRAASLAADSYPPTGVQSALPESVHDTLVEAVVAERDPYDRARRLRRDRLGVDTLRPWDTRVPLVDADPTPSYETATDHVLTALEPLGDDYVARVHEMLDERRVDVFPTANKRTDIPAACPASPADGPYVLANFREDVRTTFFLAHELGHAANVSYHTDGPTRYACNRVPVSEVPSLVHELLLADHLTTLGGPLADAARERRVELLGGNLYRNARSTAFGHRLAEIVADGEELTSDRARTANRQVAERFDPVVEPPADRDGRDWLGGGLRDAYTGHQYVLGVLGAVAAVEGLADGSLAPADYRTFLRHTGHDDALAAFERLGVDPTERSAYRRAAAAFDGAVDELARVTAE
- a CDS encoding glutaredoxin family protein, with translation MSELVLYELEGCPYCAKVKNKLADLGLEYESVMVPRSHGERTEVEEISGQTGVPVLVDEAHDVEGMPESDDIVAYLEETYGESAA
- a CDS encoding thermonuclease family protein; the encoded protein is MDRRTFLRRTGAAGVVGSGLAGGAAAESTRTTEGQAATRTTTAGSRGTATDTLGPLLFDSTCSLLNADGEPLTNDEYVPVRAAETARVTDEDGDGDATSYEDSGVAPALAAVDGGVFGIGAPFVADADAEWGNEEFLRNVWDELAGEGTILWDEGHEQFYTLDEFAAFRGYVESGPYTVTPTTDLQANLDGAAGIVITSPSAAFTDAELDALASFVADGGAVFLHSQSDYNDFDETDNVNEIAAALDAPFRFDDCQVADDESNGGSFFQPTTTNVDTSFPFFEPREGRATGPEFSFDEEYTATITDVADGDTFTVQFESGATEDVRVLGVDTPETPANADAENPHEWEGLGDQASSPEQDGDYPYLSAEGAEASEFAIGELADATVTLTFDENEGIEDPFGRILAYAHYDADGSGSRDTLWARRLLEEGYARVYDSGLARHDELLQTELTARAEGRGLWAESDPDASRTVRDGAVESLYLPNAVPVESFGGELPDERVAVRAGESASEPGAPLVAVDPDNRLALVGAPPVEDDHVDEVFDGERDAYDNETFLTNLATALADRDGDVLWDGGHGQFGNDPGESVEGVAHYQRFLEGVDVGLEQVNDYELDGGLDGSLLARGRALVVTPPSRAFTPAEREAVTAFRDAGGAVILVGTAEHTEATSTVNGLAAALGSDLSFGRTGVTDPDANRGEPSQLVTDAFGESFGLFASVADGDPTLQAETPTPTATEASATETETSAGGEDAGEATATSTSAPGLGTLSGVAGLLGGGLYALRSAVGEDGDDSESE
- a CDS encoding RIO1 family regulatory kinase/ATPase, with product MVVRRLVRGNVSWDRLETVVRELAARYGRETAHVRFLEADNWLSTPFVLDDRYFVKVITRQNSLVHAVFTTGRNLGAVTAGTEGFFDHFDTPYEMAEHELAATERMREVGVNAPEPVEALEIDGLGVLVLDYLEGFAPLDEVPAERTTALAPRLFEELALLHEDGLAHGDLRAENVLVVDDDLYFIDATSVREEQAASYADARDSSRQYDLACALAALEPLVGAREAVAAAATAYPAADLLGAREYLGFVDVRPDHTFDATALRGEIDKRGDDGE
- a CDS encoding MATE family efflux transporter, producing the protein MDWRRLFGVWRRVLSLSWPVSTEQVFRTGMRTTDVIVTAQFSPAAVVAIGLADLYARFPLRIGLGLGGGAIALSSQDTGADAVANRDEAVTQAILTGILAGLPFVAIGWLFGDRLLAVLGASPATAALGGTYLAIVFATAPARHVALIGARSLQGTGDTRTPMYVNVLSNALNIAGSVVFGLGLFGAPRLGVLGVGLATAVGNGLTATLLLAAMWTDWSDASLVRPRDPVIARQLVRVSAPRVVEGFAATLAEFPFNSLLLGFGTPVNAGFQIGRRMYQQVTSPLSRGYNVASSVVVGQALGDGDPDRALYEGYATTGLGLATVGVVGFALVGLAPAFVRVFTDDPSTVPYAVAFARVYGATGVFLVAYVVLSGALQGASETRVPLVARLSGVFGVLLGGTYLLGVVAGLGPTGAYLAVGLHYVWMTLVVVAGFRYTGWADRAADMMAERGT
- a CDS encoding ABC transporter ATP-binding protein, with the translated sequence MGTAEDETSVFEEYRDRVDRPLARLFREYGSPEIHWLIVGMVANVLARASSLLPPVVLGVAIDAVFLDRTGYSLLFLPDRFVPAGETAQFWFSVQLIVAAFVATAVLTWVYGVAANNFAHGVMHAVRVDSFEKMQSLDMWFFDGKQTGEVMSVLNNDTTNLERFLDNALQNSVRLGVMVIGIAVVLFSENAQLAALTLVAVPLMVGFTWWFMRAVEPRYTSQRESVGDLNTRLENALGGMQLIKTSGTESYESDRVRDASYSYFQDTMAVLKLNYLYRPGMELFAGLAFATTFVVGGLWLTTGTAPGPLTGTLSEGQFVTFLFLTQRFTAPLAEVSNIVDSYENAKASSERVFGLQDVPRRITDREDAVALDDPDGRVVYDDVSFGYEDGDPGAPDTGEASSDGAWADGGSPGTVDADGTGGVDETSGTTETDEPEEWVLESVDFTAEPGDTVAFVGPTGAGKSTLVKLLLRLYDTDTGAIRIDGHDVRDVETASLRSSIGYVSQDTFLFDGSVADNVRYGEFDADREAVVAACEAAEADEFVRNLPDGYDTRIGERGVKLSGGQRQRLSIARTVLQDPEILVLDEATSAVDTETELLIQRSLDRLAADRTTFVIAHRLSTIRDADTVLVLEDGQIVERGTHDDLLAEDGLYAKLWGVQAGEIESLPSEFLDRARERRAETLSDDD